Proteins from a single region of Gossypium arboreum isolate Shixiya-1 chromosome 1, ASM2569848v2, whole genome shotgun sequence:
- the LOC108483388 gene encoding LOW QUALITY PROTEIN: probable disease resistance protein At5g63020 (The sequence of the model RefSeq protein was modified relative to this genomic sequence to represent the inferred CDS: deleted 1 base in 1 codon) produces the protein MGNIFSISLSLDPIITRCLDCATGQASYICNLEDNLHALQAEVAGLKELRSDLMSRVRIAEDEQQLKRLNQVEGWLSRAETLINDADQLIVQSPQHVENLCMGGCCSTHPRSSIKFGKKIAKKLQEVKDQKENGDFSEVASKPPLPPATERPSQPTVGLESNFNKVWSCLQTEQVGIIGIYGLGGVGKTTLLNQINNKFHDTTHDYHVIWAVASQDRPIERVQDQIAERIGLSNEGWKSKSLDEKAEGIFKVLCKRKFALLLDDIWEWFDLTRVGVPLPTQENGSKVIFTTRRLDVCCQMQPNMDNNIRVQCLPPGEAFKLFRRRLASETLQMHPDFRKLAEAVVQECAGLPLALVTIGRAMASKKSPPEWEYAIEVLRQSAASVFPGVGKEMYPKLKFSYDCLTSERVKSCFLYCSLYPEDYSIPKEELVDCWIGEGLLDKHTNLSSARNQGLFIIGSLIDVGLLEKEGVQLKEQPKAKKWEEVTRMSLMENQIENLTEILECPNLQTLFLRSNHLKVIINDFFNFMPMLRVLDLSRNMNLEELPVGIAKLVSLEHLNLSRTGIKKLPVELKALAKLKYLNLEKTSRLSMIPQQLISSFSKLQVLKMVGCGYRCSLVFEEMEHLKYLNVVTITFRSASELENASRFNKFLSFTFEYVSLEDFMDSRSLNMLALANVPHLQSLAFSFCMYLEEVKIESNIIESVGRFHSLQFVSLCYCTRLKDVSWIIFAPNLLGLFIISCQGLEEIINEEKLDEVTKSKADGNLFSKLEVFYLKDLPEMKTIYRHALPFPQLEEIKILECPVLKKLPLNSNSAKGQRLVIGGEEGWWKDVEWEDESTRVAFLPSFKPEVEWWKDVEWEDESSRIAFLSSFKPGLF, from the exons ATGGGTAATATCTTCTCAATCTCACTTTCACTCGATCCCATCATTACCCGTTGCTTGGATTGTGCGACTGGACAGGCAAGTTATATATGCAACCTCGAAGATAACCTGCATGCTTTACAAGCTGAAGTAGCAGGACTGAAGGAGCTCAGGAGTGATCTGATGAGCAGGGTCAGAATTGCTGAAGATGAGCAGCAGCTTAAGCGGCTAAACCAAGTTGAGGGTTGGCTTTCGAGGGCTGAAACTCTGATAAACGATGCTGATCAATTGATTGTCCAAAGTCCTCAGCATGTTGAAAATCTATGTATGGGAGGTTGTTGCTCCACTCATCCTAGGTCCAGCATCAAGTTCGGGAAGAAAATTGCCAAAAAACTCCAAGAGGTGAAAGACCAGAAGGAGAATGGAGATTTCAGTGAGGTGGCCAGCAAGCCACCACTTCCTCCAGCAACTGAAAGACCTAGTCAGCCAACTGTGGGTTTAGAGTCCAATTTCAACAAGGTTTGGAGCTGTCTTCAAACGGAACAAGTGGGAATTATTGGCATATATGGCTTAGGAGGGGTTGGCAAGACAACCCTCCTAAACCAAATCAATAACAAATTCCATGATACTACCCATGATTACCATGTCATTTGGGCAGTTGCATCACAAGATCGGCCAATTGAGAGAGTCCAGGATCAAATTGCCGAAAGAATAGGCCTTTCTAATGAAGGTTGGAAATCTAAGAGCCTTGATGAGAAAGCTGAAGGCATCTTCAAGGTATTATGTAAAAGGAAGTTTGCATTGTTGTTGGATGATATATGGGAATGGTTTGATCTCACAAGAGTTGGGGTACCTCTTCCAACACAAGAAAATGGCTCTAAAGTCATTTTCACAACTCGTCGTCTTGACGTGTGCTGTCAAATGCAACCGAACATGGATAATAATATCAGAGTGCAATGTTTACCACCAGGAGAAGCTTTCAAACTGTTC AGGAGAAGGTTGGCGTCAGAAACCCTTCAAATGCATCCAGATTTTCGCAAGTTAGCTGAAGCGGTGGTTCAAGAATGTGCAGGACTACCTCTCGCTCTCGTTACAATTGGGCGAGCCATGGCATCCAAGAAGAGCCCTCCAGAATGGGAATATGCTATTGAAGTTTTAAGGCAATCAGCAGCCTCTGTGTTCCCAGGGGTAGGGAAAGAGATGTATCCCAAGTTAAAATTCAGTTATGACTGTTTAACGAGTGAAAGAGTCAAATCTTGTTTCTTGTATTGTTCTTTATATCCAGAAGATTATAGCATCCCAAAAGAGGAACTAGTAGATTGTTGGATCGGGGAAGGACTTTTGGACAAGCATACCAATTTGAGCAGTGCCAGAAACCAGGGACTTTTCATTATAGGTTCTCTTATTGACGTAGGCTTATTGGAGAAAGAAG GTGTTCAGTTAAAGGAACAACCGAAAGCTAAAAAGTGGGAAGAGGTAACAAGAATGTCGCTGATGGAGAATCAAATTGAAAATCTAACTGAGATATTGGAATGTCCCAATCTCCAAACTTTGTTTCTTAGGAGTAATCATTTGAAGGTAATCATCAATGATTTCTTTAATTTCATGCCGATGCTAAGGGTTCTGGACTTGTCTAGAAATATGAATTTGGAAGAATTGCCGGTAGGAATTGCAAAGTTGGTTTCACTAGAACATCTCAATTTGTCACGGACAGGAATAAAAAAGTTGCCAGTCGAATTGAAGGCCCTAGCAAAgctgaaatatttgaatttggagAAAACAAGCAGGCTGAGTATGATCCCTCAACAACTGATATCCAGTTTCTCCAAGTTGCAAGTACTGAAAATGGTGGGTTGTGGTTATAGATGTTCGTTGGTTTTCGAGGAAATGGAGCatttaaaatatttgaatgtgGTAACCATTACTTTTAGAAGCGCTTCAGAGTTGGAAAATGCTTCGAGGTTCAACAAGTTCTTAAGCTTTACCTTTGAATATGTAAGCCTTGAAGATTTCATGGATTCAAGATCATTGAATATGTTGGCTTTAGCAAATGTGCCACATCTACAGAGTTTAGCATTTTCTTTTTGTATGTATCTGGAAGAAGTGAAGATTGAAAGCAACATAATTGAAAGTGTGGGACGCTTCCATAGCCTTCAATTTGTAAGCCTATGTTATTGCACTCGATTGAAGGATGTGAGTTGGATAATTTTTGCTCCAAATTTGTTAGGACTATTTATAATCAGCTGCCAAGGTTTAGAAGAAATTATCAACGAGGAAAAGCTTGATGAAGTCACTAAGTCCAAGGCAGATGGTAACTTATTTTCTAAACTTGAGGTTTTTTATCTAAAAGATTTGCCCGAAATGAAAACAATATACCGCCATGCTCTGCCTTTCCCGCAACTGGAGGAAATCAAAATTCTAGAATGCCCAGTGTTGAAGAAGCTCCCTTTAAACTCCAATAGTGCAAAAGGACAAAGGCTCGTCATTGGAGGAGAGGAGGGATGGTGGAAAGATGTAGAATGGGAGGATGAATCCACTCGAGTTGCTTTTCTCCCTTCTTTCAAACCTGAGGTGGAATGGTGGAAAGATGTAGAATGGGAGGATGAATCCAGTCGAATtgcttttctctcttctttcaaACCTGGTCTATTCTAA